The Cetobacterium somerae sequence ACTCTCTCTTATTGAAGAGTTTGTTCAAGGAAGAATTAAAAGTTTTTTTACATTTAAAAAAACAAGATTTATTTTACAAATGCTTTTTAGAAACTCTACATATTTCTTACTTTACCTAAAACAAATTGGAAGAATAAGTGATAATATCGAAAGGCAACTAAAAAATAATCTTAGAAACCAAGAACTTATGCTTCTTCTTGAATTGGAAAAAAGTTTGGTTTATTTTACTACATCTTTAAAATCAAATGAAGCAGTTCTTGAGAGAATGATGAGAACTGAAATTGTAAAAAGATATCCAGATGATTTAGAACTTCTTGAAGACGTTATAATAGAAACTAAACAAGCAATTGAAATGGCCAATATTTATTCAAGTATTTTAAGTAGTACTCGAGATGCTTTTTCTACAGTTATGTCGAATAACCTTAATATAGTAATGAAAAAACTTACTTCTATTACAATTGTGTTTGCTATTCCTACCGTTGTTTCTGGACTTTGGGGAATGAACGTAGGTGGAGTTCCTTTTGCTTCAGATACCTATGGTTTTCTTTGGGTTCTACTTGTAGCATTTGCTTGTGGAATTATAATAACATGGATTTTATTTAAAAAAGAACTATTTTAATTGAAAAGGCTCTGTTAATCAGAGCCTCTTTTATTACTTATTTTTTCTTATTTCTATTATTTTTTGTGCTAAATTTTCTTGAAGCTCCTCATATTTTAAAAAGCTATATTCAAATCTTCCTCTACCCTGAGTTAATGATTTTAAATCTATTGCATATTTTAATATCTCGCTTTCGGGAACTTCTACAGTTAAAAGCTGCTCAGAGTAAGCTTTTGGTTCCATTCCTAAAATTCTTCCTCTTCTTTTATTCATATCCCCCATAATATCTCCTATATATTCATCAGGAGCTACTATTTCCATTTTTACAATTGGCTCTAATATAACACACTTAGCTGTCTCCATTCCTTTTCTAAAGGCTAATATGGCTGCTTGTTTAAATGATATTTCATTTGAATCTACAGGATGATAAGATCCATCATACAGTGTTGCCTTTATATTTATTACTGGATATCCTGCTAATTTACCTTTATTTTTTGCTTCCAACAATCCCTTTTCTACTGCTGGAATGTAAGTTTTAGGAACTACTCCACCATGAATATTATCATAAAATCCAAACTCATCACTATTAGGTTCGAACTTTATAAATACTTCTCCAAATTGTCCTGCTCCTCCTGATTGTTTTTTATGTCTACCTTGAGCTTCAACACTATTTTTAATTGTTTCTCTATAGGAAACTTCTGGTTCTTTCAATAAAGCATTCACACCAAATTTATTTTCAAGTTTATTAAGAAGTATATTCAGATGTTTTTCTCCTTGTCCACCAATTATTAGCTCTTTTGTTTCATAATTTCTTCCTATTGAAAAAGAGGGATCCTCATCCATTAACCTTTGAAGAGCTCCACTTAACTTATCATCATCACTTTTTTCTTTTGGAACAATGGACATATATAAACATGGCTTTGGAAACTCTATTACTTGATATAAAATGACATTATCTTTATCACATAGGGTATCTCCCGTCTGAGCCTCTTGAATCTTTGTCATAGCACCTATATCTCCTGCTCTTACCTCTTCTGCTGGTAATTGTTTTCCACCTCTAAAGAACGAAATATTTCCTACTTTAACTTTTACTCCTTTATTTGAAATTAATACTTCATCATCTTTTTTAATAACTCCTGAATTAACCTTAAATAATGATATTTTTCCCATATATGGATCTACTATCGTTTTAAATATAACTGCAGAGAACGGCTCATCAACTGCAACTTTTCTTGTTAGCATCTCACTTTTATTTGTCGTATAACCTATTTTAATACCTCCATTTACCTCTAAAGGTGTTGGTAAATAGTTATATAGCATTTCAAAAAGAGTTCGAACACCTATTCCATTACTTGCTGATCCAATGATAACAGGAACAATTTCTCCACTAACAACACCATTATGTAACCCCTGCTTAATTTCTTCCTCAGTAAAATCCTCTCCTGAAAAATACTTATTTAAAAGATTTTCATCAGTCTCAGCAATTGCCTCTAATAAAAGATTTCTTACTTCTGCCACATCTATATCTTCTGGAATTGGAGCATCTTCACATGACTCACCATTAAAAATTCTCCCTTTTAAATCCACAACATTTACAAAACCTTTAAACTCCTCTTCAAATCCTATTGGTATACAAAATGGTGCTACTTTTTTACCAAATTTTTCTTTCATATCATAAAGAAGTTTCTCATAATTATGGACTCCTTTATTCATCTTATTAATAAAAATAACTCTTGGAATACCAGCTTCTTCAAGCAATCTCCAGGCTCTCTCTGTTCCTACTTCCACTCCTGCTGCACCATTGATAACCAAAACTGCTCCTCCTGAAACTGCCAAAGCTGATGAAACCTCTCCTGAAAAATCTGAATATCCTGGTGTATCTAGTATATTGTATTTATGTCCTAAATATTCAAGAGGTATAACTGACGTATTAATTGAAAATCCCTGTTTCATTTCCTCTTTATCAAAATCTGATATACTTGTTTGAGAGTCAACACTCCCCATTTTAGGGGTTGTATTAGATATGTATAGCATGGCCTCTACTAAGCTACTTTTTCCACTTCCACGATGCCCCAAAAGAGTTATATTTCTTATCTCACTCATTTCATAACTAATCATAATTGTTCCTCCTATTTTAAGAGATTTTTTACGTTAGTACTTATATAGCTAATATTTCTTAATAAGTCAATAGCAATTTCTAAAACATATAAAAAAAGCCGAGAATTAATCTCGGCTTAAATAACTAAATATTAGTTCATTTTGTCTACTAAAGACTTTCCAGCTTTAAACTTTACAGTTTTCTTAGCTTCTATTTTAATCTCTTCTCCAGTTTTAGGGTTTCTTCCAGTTCTTTCAGGTCTTTCAACTACCTCAAATTTTCCCCATCCGATGAAGTTGATTTCCTCTCCAGCTTGTAAAGTCTCCTCTATTGTAACTAGAACTGAATCTAACTTTCTTTCTGCTTCAGCTTTTGAAGAGAATACACCTTTTTCAAATAATACTTTTGCGAATTCTTTTTT is a genomic window containing:
- a CDS encoding magnesium transporter CorA family protein — its product is MIKIYKSHNDILEKKLFSISETLEVEKLTEKNTWIHLSNPTEEEIRVVTNSFDIPEEHIRAALDEEEKARLEIDDDIILVIIDVPIHDENNRCSFTTVPLGIILLKDHILTVSTVKLSLIEEFVQGRIKSFFTFKKTRFILQMLFRNSTYFLLYLKQIGRISDNIERQLKNNLRNQELMLLLELEKSLVYFTTSLKSNEAVLERMMRTEIVKRYPDDLELLEDVIIETKQAIEMANIYSSILSSTRDAFSTVMSNNLNIVMKKLTSITIVFAIPTVVSGLWGMNVGGVPFASDTYGFLWVLLVAFACGIIITWILFKKELF
- the fusA gene encoding elongation factor G — its product is MISYEMSEIRNITLLGHRGSGKSSLVEAMLYISNTTPKMGSVDSQTSISDFDKEEMKQGFSINTSVIPLEYLGHKYNILDTPGYSDFSGEVSSALAVSGGAVLVINGAAGVEVGTERAWRLLEEAGIPRVIFINKMNKGVHNYEKLLYDMKEKFGKKVAPFCIPIGFEEEFKGFVNVVDLKGRIFNGESCEDAPIPEDIDVAEVRNLLLEAIAETDENLLNKYFSGEDFTEEEIKQGLHNGVVSGEIVPVIIGSASNGIGVRTLFEMLYNYLPTPLEVNGGIKIGYTTNKSEMLTRKVAVDEPFSAVIFKTIVDPYMGKISLFKVNSGVIKKDDEVLISNKGVKVKVGNISFFRGGKQLPAEEVRAGDIGAMTKIQEAQTGDTLCDKDNVILYQVIEFPKPCLYMSIVPKEKSDDDKLSGALQRLMDEDPSFSIGRNYETKELIIGGQGEKHLNILLNKLENKFGVNALLKEPEVSYRETIKNSVEAQGRHKKQSGGAGQFGEVFIKFEPNSDEFGFYDNIHGGVVPKTYIPAVEKGLLEAKNKGKLAGYPVINIKATLYDGSYHPVDSNEISFKQAAILAFRKGMETAKCVILEPIVKMEIVAPDEYIGDIMGDMNKRRGRILGMEPKAYSEQLLTVEVPESEILKYAIDLKSLTQGRGRFEYSFLKYEELQENLAQKIIEIRKNK
- a CDS encoding HU family DNA-binding protein → MTKKEFAKVLFEKGVFSSKAEAERKLDSVLVTIEETLQAGEEINFIGWGKFEVVERPERTGRNPKTGEEIKIEAKKTVKFKAGKSLVDKMN